The following nucleotide sequence is from Bacteroidota bacterium.
GAATCCGATTCTCAACCCGGATCATATCCCGTCGATGTTGCCCGATCAGGCGTTCAATACGGCGATCAGCTTCATGACGAATACAAACCTGCAGCATTATTCCGGTGAAACAGGAGCATCGTACTTCTCGCAGCTCCTTGTGTTCACGTTTCTGCAATTCGTCTCCGCAGGCACCGGTATCGCAGCGATGGTTGCATTGTTCCGTGCACTTTCGGTCAAGAGTGCCGGAAAGCTCGGCAATTTCTATGTGGACATGGTAAAGGCATGCACACGCATCCTGTTGCCGCTCTCGGTCGTTGTTGCAATCATCCTTCTGTTGAGCGGCACTCCGATGACATTCACCGGTGCATCGACGGTTATCACCCCACAGGGCGATACAGTTCATGTCGCGCACGGCCCGGTTGCTGCGATGGTCTCGATCAAGCAACTCGGCACCAATGGTGGGGGATTCTTCGGTCCGAATTCCGCACATCCGTTTGAGAACCCGACATACCTCACGAATGCGATTGAGTTCGTATGCATCATCCTTATCTCAATGGCTATGGTATGGGCATTCGGACACTTCGTCGGCAACAGGAAATTGGCGTTGATGATCTTTGGCGTCATGTTTGTTGGATATGCAATCTTACTGGTGCCGACACTGATCTCCGAAAAAACTGGGAATCCATCGCTTGCACACCTGGGAATCGATCAATCCCAGGGAAGTATGGAGGGGAAGGAAGTAAGAATCGGTGCGGCGCAATCGGCACTGTGGAGCATTACAACCACCTGCACATCGAACGGATCGGTAAATGCGATGCACGACAGCTTCACGCCGATATCGGGTATGTTCATCATGCTTGGTATGCAGCTCAATGCATTCTTCGGTGGTGTCGGTGTCGGGTTTATCAATATGTTCGTCTTCGTAATCATGGCTGTCTTCATCGCCGGACTGATGGTCGGGCGAACACCTGAATTCCTCGGCAAGAAGATCGAAGCGAAAGAAGTGAAGATTGCCGTGATTATCGCATTGATGCATCCGCTGCTCATTCTCGCAGGCACGGCGCTGTCGTCGCATGTGTGGACGACGACCGCGCATCCGGCAAAGACCCTTGGGTGGCTTCTTAATCCGGGATATCACGGCTTTTCCGAGATGCTCTATGAGTTCA
It contains:
- the kdpA gene encoding potassium-transporting ATPase subunit KdpA; its protein translation is MDILSVVLLIALVVGLSIPLGRYCANVFMGRRSFFDWLAPLERWFFRIAGIDTTQDMDWKQSLKALLTINLVWFVWATVVLCTQGWNPILNPDHIPSMLPDQAFNTAISFMTNTNLQHYSGETGASYFSQLLVFTFLQFVSAGTGIAAMVALFRALSVKSAGKLGNFYVDMVKACTRILLPLSVVVAIILLLSGTPMTFTGASTVITPQGDTVHVAHGPVAAMVSIKQLGTNGGGFFGPNSAHPFENPTYLTNAIEFVCIILISMAMVWAFGHFVGNRKLALMIFGVMFVGYAILLVPTLISEKTGNPSLAHLGIDQSQGSMEGKEVRIGAAQSALWSITTTCTSNGSVNAMHDSFTPISGMFIMLGMQLNAFFGGVGVGFINMFVFVIMAVFIAGLMVGRTPEFLGKKIEAKEVKIAVIIALMHPLLILAGTALSSHVWTTTAHPAKTLGWLLNPGYHGFSEMLYEFTSASANNGSGFEGLGDSPSVFWNISCGIVMLLGRFIPIIGPIAIGGAFASKRTVPESAGTLHAHSFTFGVVLLTVIAILGALLFFPALALGPIAESLSSLK